The Rhopalosiphum maidis isolate BTI-1 chromosome 1, ASM367621v3, whole genome shotgun sequence genome has a segment encoding these proteins:
- the LOC113557848 gene encoding signal recognition particle subunit SRP72: MSKISILNSVFSEIEKLDSAEEYKRIIKLVEKHIPQFPEELSLVQSKVVCLIHLNQIEDAYNYILKNEASQKFSFEKAYCLYRLNRSEEALDLINEEPNPAQSFKELKAQILYKLERYNECFDMYRDIIKQSKDSFTNERESNLTAVISQLSKLGENKYDIPTVKQHNTYEFMYNIACVLIERREIEKAQDLLDQAAKSCKSTLEEEEATEEEIQEELTAIKVQGAYCLQKLGRDKEAQSEYTEVLKYKPKDIGSLAIASNNLVVLNREHNVFDSKKKLKSTLSDELTQKLNTWQLKRVMLNHCRFALITNQLDQCTQLCNNIEKKYPDLIEDITLLKAVMLWRQNKNSEAIDLLKKFVYQQKNPTAKLNCTLVAVKLLLMQNDTNEAITLLENLDEFKYKLGIVSTLVTLYLNVDNFKAASDLFNDTLSWYSQKEVDNSKITILLKQLAKLHLREQDPKEAAKRLSRLLELNPNNKKFLAQLIIAYTQFDPEKAQMYSKQLPPLDLQDTDIDLLENTNWMMGSKLIKKSTLKPDFAGSKTEVEKKRKKKRKIILPKNFNPDVPPNPERWLPRHERTGYRKKKDRRNKETGIGKGTQGASNVSSEQFNIKNIAAQPKPQTAQVPSENAPRLQHRKGGQYKKKKKGK, from the exons ATGTCCAAGATATCCATTTTGAATTCCGTATTTTCGGAAATCGAAAAGTTGGACTCGGCCGAAGAATACAAAAGGATCATTAAACTTGTCGAGAAAC ATATACCCCAATTTCCTGAAGAGTTGTCGTTGGTTCAATCAAAAGTCGTGTGTCTGATCCATCTGAATCAGATTGAAGACGCATACAACTACATACTGAAGAATGAAGCATCAca AaagttttcatttgaaaaagcTTATTGTTTGTATCGTTTAAACCGCTCTGAAGAAGCATTAGATCTAATAAATGAAGAACCTAATCCAGCACAGAGCTTTAAGGAGTTAAAAGCTCAAATTCTATATAAATTGGAAAG gtacAATGAATGTTTTGATATGTATCGAGATATTATCAAACAAAGTAAAGACAGTTTTACAAACGAAAGGGAATCAAATCTAACAGCCGTTATTTCTCAACTCTCTAAATTAGGAGAG aataaatatgaCATTCCAACTGTTAAACAACACAACacttatgaatttatgtataacattgCATGTGTGCTAATTGAAAGAAGAGAGATTGAAAAGGCTCAAGATTTACTCGATCAGGCTGCCAAATCATGTAAAAGTACATTGGAAGAGGAGGAAGCGACAGAAGAAGAAATTCAAGAAGAGCTGACAGCTATTAA agtaCAAGGGGCTTATTGCTTACAAAAACTAGGCCGTGATAAAGAAGCACAATCTGAATACActgaagtattaaaatataaaccaaaaGATATTGGATCTTTAGCTATTGCTTCAAATAATTTGGTAGTTTTAAATCGAGAACACAATGTATTtgattcgaaaaaaaaactgaagtcAACATTGTCTGATGAATTAACTCAAAAGTTGAATACCTGGCAGTTGAAAAGAGTCATGTTAAACCATTGTCGTTTTGCGTTAATCACTAATCAA ttagacCAGTGTACTCAATTGTGCAATAACATTGAAAAGAAATATCCAGATCTAATTGAGGATATTACACTATTAAAAGCAGTAATGCTATGGcgtcaaaacaaaaattccgAAGCTATTGACTTGTTGAAGAAGTTTGTTTACCAACAAAAAAATCCCACTGCTAAACTTAATTGTACCTTGGTggctgtaaaattattattaatgcag aatGACACTAATGAAGCGATTACCTTACTGGAAAATCTTGatgaatttaagtataaacttGGAATTGTGAGTACACTTGTAACactgtatttaaatgttgacaATTTTAAAGCGGCATCTGACTTGTTTAATGACACTTTGTCTTGGTACAGTCAAAAAGAG GTGGATAATTCAAAGAttaccattttattaaaacaacttGCCAAATTACATTTACGGGAACAAGATCCCAAGGAAGCAGCTAAACGGCTATCGCGACTACTTGAATTAaatcctaataataaaaagtttttggcGCAACTTATCATCGCTTACACAcag TTTGACCCGGAAAAAGCTCAAATGTACAGTAAACAGCTTCCACCATTGGACCTCCAAGATACTGATATAGACTTACTTGAAAATACTAACTGGATGATGGGatctaaattaatcaaaaaatccACATTGAAACCAGACTTTGCTgg atCTAAGACAGAAGTGGAGAAGAAACGTAAGAAGAAGAGAAAGATTATACTGCCCAAAAATTTCAACCCAGACGTGCCTCCTAATCCGGAACGTTGGTTGCCAAGACACGAACGTACTGGATATCGCAAAAAGAAAGATAGGAGAAACAAAGAAACAGGAATTGGCAAAGGAACACAAGGGGCCAGTAATGTATCAAGTGAACAATT caacatcaaaaatattgcCGCTCAACCCAAACCTCAGACTGCTCAAGTGCCTTCCGAGAATGCACCCAGACTTCAACACCGAAAAGGTGGACAATATAAAAAGAAGAAGAAGGGAAAATAA
- the LOC113557849 gene encoding flavin reductase (NADPH) encodes MKKIAIFGATGMTGLCTVEAALKLGLEVRALLRDPSRMPEELRKQVEVVTGDVLVKEDVDKVVEGRDAIVVTLGTRNDLAPTTMMSDGLRNILTAMEKNNVKIVSVCLSTFLFYDKPKVPAMFHGINDDHERMLHLLQATESLNWIAVMPPHIGSNPSGDYSIEIGSSPGRAISKYDLGKFMIECLSKPEYYKQRCGLATKVPAP; translated from the exons ATGAAGAAAATCGCGATTTTTGGTGCCACCGGCATGACGGGACTGTGCACCGTTGAAGCTGCTTTGAAACTAG GTTTGGAAGTCAGGGCTCTCCTGCGGGACCCCAGTCGTATGCCCGAAGAACTTCGTAAGCAAGTGGAAGTAGTCACTGGTGACGTTCTGGTCAAAGAAGATGTGGACAAGGTCGTCGAGGGCAGAGATGCGATCGTTGTGACTTTAGGAACCAGAAACGATCTGG CTCCTACCACAATGATGTCTGATGGGTTGAGAAACATTTTGACAGCGATGGAAAAGAACAATGTGAAAATCGTATCGGTGTGCTTATcca catttttattctatgatAAGCCTAAAGTGCCAGCAATGTTCCATGGCATTAACGATGATCACGAGCGAATGTTGCATTTGCTACAGGCAACTGAATCTTTGAATTGGATTGCTGTGATGCCACCACACATTGGCAGCAATCCGTCAGGCGATTACAGCATAGAAATCGGCTCATCACCTGGTCGTGCCATATCGAAATATGATCTTGGAAAGTTTATGATTGAATGTTTATCTAAACCCGAATACTACAAGCAGAGATGTGGTTTGGCGACCAAAGTACCGGCtccatga
- the LOC113557122 gene encoding N-acetyltransferase ESCO2-like isoform X2 codes for MFTYTNPQSSDENISPSRVYDFEYVSPEKSFNINSTKLSPTLSEKFERLISKSKHDNLCLSSITTAESSSSQPIEHNTTTPLNTEKVKRDENLSNKSFSLNKIKNNKAEYEVKASCSYDYKTISPKDFGIERVTRSHYNPKVKTTLFKDNMSTSKKRPRSTSRALKTKINLFPDAISPFKKNPIDMQLCKNENETNSTKKSVVKKTKTPTQSSSKKNVWTEYMNQNKPKRILIEQQNNRKFFKSKVDHNDILNKKKDDDFNLKVINWNDKNSISSTVEVKESNLNGPEIFNDDKISENGQFINKSIEMLDDSHLTAVQNLFLTPTFKRNHKGPKSLNKSVQNHSTILKPVLIKNAYDFNEDYDGEKCISLTAAHLKDVSSSSIDFNETILNKSVDTSIDFNDTIIDVFADTSINTSVSVNESPRSNLFPIFTNETPPPSHIIRPSEKKSSVRKGRRVIDNAQYQIYAGQKKFGGFLCNQCGLYYSRGELEDEAEHDKYHKAKDIFKYKTIKNEKVIFKDFDERIVVISGSDTKMLSSKALEVMSYVDKELGCSTQRSVLAETKKVYLYIKNKQVIGCLVIDLMSRAYHNVETESEDMVVVSEESYPVKAGVNSIWIRWDCRRTGIATKLLDYFRKNYAFGHILALDEVAFTVPTRAGKQFIKKYTKKNDFLVYTGW; via the exons atgtttacttataCAAATCCTC AAAGTTCGGACGAAAATATCTCTCCATCCAGAGTGTATGATTTTGAATATGTTTCTCCtgaaaaatcttttaatataaattcaactaAATTAAGTCCTACTTTAAGTGAAAAATTTGAACGtcttatttcaaaatcaaagcATGATAACTTATGTTTATCATCAATTACTACAGCTGAATCTTCAAGTTCTCAACCAATAGAACATAATACCACAACACCATTGAATACAGAAAAAGTTAAAAGAGACGAAAATCTTTCAAACAAAAgctttagtttaaataaaatcaaaaataacaaagcTGAGTATGAAGTAAAAGCTTCATGttcttatgattataaaacg ATATCACCTAAAGATTTTGGTATCGAACGAGTTACTCGCTCACATTATAAtccaaaagtaaaaacaacattatttaaagataatatgtcTACAAGTAAAAAAAGACCTAGATCTACCAGCAGAgcactaaaaacaaaaataaatttgtttccgGATGCTATATCACCATTTAAAAAGAATCCTATAGATAtgcaattatgtaaaaatgaaaatgaaactaattcaactaaaaaaagtgtagttaaaaaaactaaGACTCCTACACAATcttcttcaaaaaaaaatgtatggacAGAATACATGAATCAAAATAAACCTAAACGTATTCTAATTGAACAACAAAACAACAGAAAATTTTTCAAGTCTAAAGTAGATCATAatgatatactaaataaaaa AAAAGATGATGActttaacttaaaagttataaactggaatgataaaaatagtataagttCTACAGTTGAAGTCAAGGAATCTAATTTAAACGGTccagaaatatttaatgatgacAAAATCAGTGAAAATggtcaatttataaataaatcaatagaaATGTTAGATGATAGTCATTTGACAGCTGTACAAAACTTGTTTTTGACTCCaacatttaaaagaaatcataaag gtccaaaatctttaaataaaagtgtCCAAAATCATAGCACTATTTTAAAaccagttttaattaaaaatgcttatgATTTTAATGAGGATTATGAtggagaaaaatgtatttctttgACAGCTGCTCATCTTAAGGA tgtatCAAGTTcttctattgattttaatgagACAATCTTAAATAAATCAGTTGACACTTCAATTGATTTCAATGATACAATCATAGATGTGTTTGCTGATACTTCAATTAATACTTCAGTTAGTGTAAATGAATCTCCACGATCAAACTTGTTCCCAATTTTCACTAATGAAACACCTCCACCTAGTCACATTATtcg tcctAGTGAAAAAAAGAGTTCAGTGCGAAAAGGAAGAAGAGTTATAGACAACGCTCAATATCAGATTTATGCAGGACAAAAGAAATTTGgtggttttttgtgtaatcaaTGTGGTCTTTATTATTCAAGAGGAGAATTAGAAGATGAAGCAGAACATGACAAGTATCATAAAGCCAaggatattttcaaatataag actataaaaaatgaaaaagttatatttaaagattttgatgAACGCATTGTTGTAATATCTGGATCAGATACTAAAATGTTAAGTTCAAAAGCTTTAGAGGTGATGTCATATGTTGACAAAGAACTTGGCTGTAGTACACAACGTTCTGTTTTAGCCGAAACtaaaaaa gtttatttgtatataaaaaataaacaagtgaTTGGATGCCTAGTAATAGATCTCATGTCTCGTGCTTATCATAATGTAGAAACTGAATCAGAAGATATGGTTGTTGTATCTGAAGAATCGTATCCAGTGAAAGCAGGTGTTAACAGTATCTGGATAAGATGGGATTGCCGTAGAACTGGAATCGCAACAAAACTACTCGACTATTTTCG taagaaTTATGCATTTGGTCATATATTGGCACTTGATGAAGTAGCCTTCACAGTGCCTACACGTGCTGGCaaacaattcattaaaaagtatacaaagaaaaatgattttttagtttatactggatggtaa
- the LOC113557122 gene encoding N-acetyltransferase ESCO2-like isoform X1, translated as MFTYTNPRKSLQLHKLESSPFSINRKRKLFSVESSDENISPSRVYDFEYVSPEKSFNINSTKLSPTLSEKFERLISKSKHDNLCLSSITTAESSSSQPIEHNTTTPLNTEKVKRDENLSNKSFSLNKIKNNKAEYEVKASCSYDYKTISPKDFGIERVTRSHYNPKVKTTLFKDNMSTSKKRPRSTSRALKTKINLFPDAISPFKKNPIDMQLCKNENETNSTKKSVVKKTKTPTQSSSKKNVWTEYMNQNKPKRILIEQQNNRKFFKSKVDHNDILNKKKDDDFNLKVINWNDKNSISSTVEVKESNLNGPEIFNDDKISENGQFINKSIEMLDDSHLTAVQNLFLTPTFKRNHKGPKSLNKSVQNHSTILKPVLIKNAYDFNEDYDGEKCISLTAAHLKDVSSSSIDFNETILNKSVDTSIDFNDTIIDVFADTSINTSVSVNESPRSNLFPIFTNETPPPSHIIRPSEKKSSVRKGRRVIDNAQYQIYAGQKKFGGFLCNQCGLYYSRGELEDEAEHDKYHKAKDIFKYKTIKNEKVIFKDFDERIVVISGSDTKMLSSKALEVMSYVDKELGCSTQRSVLAETKKVYLYIKNKQVIGCLVIDLMSRAYHNVETESEDMVVVSEESYPVKAGVNSIWIRWDCRRTGIATKLLDYFRKNYAFGHILALDEVAFTVPTRAGKQFIKKYTKKNDFLVYTGW; from the exons atgtttacttataCAAATCCTCGTAAGTCTCTTCAGTTACATAAACTTGAATCATCaccattttcaataaatcgaaaacgtaaattattttccgTAGAAAGTTCGGACGAAAATATCTCTCCATCCAGAGTGTATGATTTTGAATATGTTTCTCCtgaaaaatcttttaatataaattcaactaAATTAAGTCCTACTTTAAGTGAAAAATTTGAACGtcttatttcaaaatcaaagcATGATAACTTATGTTTATCATCAATTACTACAGCTGAATCTTCAAGTTCTCAACCAATAGAACATAATACCACAACACCATTGAATACAGAAAAAGTTAAAAGAGACGAAAATCTTTCAAACAAAAgctttagtttaaataaaatcaaaaataacaaagcTGAGTATGAAGTAAAAGCTTCATGttcttatgattataaaacg ATATCACCTAAAGATTTTGGTATCGAACGAGTTACTCGCTCACATTATAAtccaaaagtaaaaacaacattatttaaagataatatgtcTACAAGTAAAAAAAGACCTAGATCTACCAGCAGAgcactaaaaacaaaaataaatttgtttccgGATGCTATATCACCATTTAAAAAGAATCCTATAGATAtgcaattatgtaaaaatgaaaatgaaactaattcaactaaaaaaagtgtagttaaaaaaactaaGACTCCTACACAATcttcttcaaaaaaaaatgtatggacAGAATACATGAATCAAAATAAACCTAAACGTATTCTAATTGAACAACAAAACAACAGAAAATTTTTCAAGTCTAAAGTAGATCATAatgatatactaaataaaaa AAAAGATGATGActttaacttaaaagttataaactggaatgataaaaatagtataagttCTACAGTTGAAGTCAAGGAATCTAATTTAAACGGTccagaaatatttaatgatgacAAAATCAGTGAAAATggtcaatttataaataaatcaatagaaATGTTAGATGATAGTCATTTGACAGCTGTACAAAACTTGTTTTTGACTCCaacatttaaaagaaatcataaag gtccaaaatctttaaataaaagtgtCCAAAATCATAGCACTATTTTAAAaccagttttaattaaaaatgcttatgATTTTAATGAGGATTATGAtggagaaaaatgtatttctttgACAGCTGCTCATCTTAAGGA tgtatCAAGTTcttctattgattttaatgagACAATCTTAAATAAATCAGTTGACACTTCAATTGATTTCAATGATACAATCATAGATGTGTTTGCTGATACTTCAATTAATACTTCAGTTAGTGTAAATGAATCTCCACGATCAAACTTGTTCCCAATTTTCACTAATGAAACACCTCCACCTAGTCACATTATtcg tcctAGTGAAAAAAAGAGTTCAGTGCGAAAAGGAAGAAGAGTTATAGACAACGCTCAATATCAGATTTATGCAGGACAAAAGAAATTTGgtggttttttgtgtaatcaaTGTGGTCTTTATTATTCAAGAGGAGAATTAGAAGATGAAGCAGAACATGACAAGTATCATAAAGCCAaggatattttcaaatataag actataaaaaatgaaaaagttatatttaaagattttgatgAACGCATTGTTGTAATATCTGGATCAGATACTAAAATGTTAAGTTCAAAAGCTTTAGAGGTGATGTCATATGTTGACAAAGAACTTGGCTGTAGTACACAACGTTCTGTTTTAGCCGAAACtaaaaaa gtttatttgtatataaaaaataaacaagtgaTTGGATGCCTAGTAATAGATCTCATGTCTCGTGCTTATCATAATGTAGAAACTGAATCAGAAGATATGGTTGTTGTATCTGAAGAATCGTATCCAGTGAAAGCAGGTGTTAACAGTATCTGGATAAGATGGGATTGCCGTAGAACTGGAATCGCAACAAAACTACTCGACTATTTTCG taagaaTTATGCATTTGGTCATATATTGGCACTTGATGAAGTAGCCTTCACAGTGCCTACACGTGCTGGCaaacaattcattaaaaagtatacaaagaaaaatgattttttagtttatactggatggtaa
- the LOC113556020 gene encoding M-phase inducer phosphatase-like yields MSSFNDRKSIQEVSSPMTNLANCLGTSLTVRRRLTLSESSETPKKCYDNILHDHDINSSSNTRLLKGNSKNINDSPALKCLMLQKMINSPVEKENTTKCADAIVSKTMLSPSQSSPTFLMHSRNTRGRHPLEDHDPNSQDSGFFSVLSEDSRSLTRFEPKNVIEKKNSSLNVCHKGIPEIDDPFLDNVNSPARLSQDSLPSEFNTLIDGDIFALHSPVIKPIVRRKNSKYASETPRKVDLVYEENKKNDVKKRKLFNDFECPSESSIVSKRLKPNVDLSMSFNSPRLDTGNTSLTAPVSHKKTTLFDYGFCKNSVSKLRRSFSTNEATIKAAFEKEDNGSNLIGDFSQSFILPLLSLGRHADLRSISPDTLAHLLEGSFNDCIDSYLIIDCRYPYEYEGGHIRGAINIFTKEQLFKDYTEDKLGKKSHKTDNINAKRNVLIFHCEFSSERGPSLSRYLRNADRQKNSMCYPYLDYPEMYLLDGGYCKFFSQHSHLCVPSSYRSMYDPAHTSDLRKFRSKSKTWACHNDAMPRLAGKNTLKRLGFN; encoded by the exons ATGAGTTCATTCAATGATAGAAAATCGATCCAAGAGGTGTCATCACCAATGACAAATTTAGCTAATTGTCTTGGAACATCACTGACAGTCAGACGCAGACTAACTTTATCTGAATCTAGTGAAactccaaaaaaatgttatgacaaCATACTTCATG ATCACGATATAAACAGCTCATCGAATAccag atTACTCAAaggaaattcaaaaaatattaatgatagtcCTGCATTGAAATGTTTGATGcttcaaaaaatgataaacagTCCAGTCGAGAAGGAAAACACAACTAAGTGTGCCGATGCAATAGTCTCTAAAACAATGTTATCACCATCCCAATCAAGTCCaaca tttttgatGCACAGTCGTAATACAAGAGGTCGTCACCCGTTGGAAGATCATGATCCAAATTCACAAGACAGTGGCTTTTTTTCCGTGCTATCTGAAGATTCTAGATCATTAACCag ATTTGaaccaaaaaatgttattgaaaagaaaaattcatCATTAAATGTTTGCCACAAAGGAATCCCAGAAATAGATGATCCATTTCTGGACAATGTTAATTCTCCAGCAAgattg TCTCAAGATTCACTTCCATCTGAATTCAATACTTTGATTGATGGAGATATTTTTGCATTGCATTCACCGGTAATAAAACCTATTGTCAGAcgaaaaaattccaaatatgCTTCAGAGACACCTCGAAAAgtt GATTTAGTTTATgaagaaaataagaaaaatgatgtgaaaaaacgtaaattatttaatgattttgaatGTCCTTCTGAGTCATCAATTGTATCCAAAAGGTTGAAGCCTAATGTTGACCTTTCAATGTCATTTAATTCTCCAAGATTAGACACCGGAAATACTTCTTTAACTGCTCCTGTATCGCATAAAAAAACTACTCTTTTTGACTATGGATTTTGCAAAAATAGTGTTTCCAAGCTCCGAAGATCATTTTCAACTAACGAAGCCACAATAAAAGCTGCATTTGAGAAAG aagATAATGGATCAAATTTAATTGGTGACTTCAGTCAATCATTTATATTGCCTTTGTTATCACTTGGTCGTCATGCAGATCTCCGTAGCATATCCCCTGATACATTAGCTCATTTATTAGAAGGCTCGTTCAATGATTGTATTGACTCCTATCTAATAATAGATTGCcg ATATCCCTACGAGTATGAAGGTGGTCATATAAGAGGtgcaatcaatatatttactaaagagcaattatttaaagattatacTGAAGACAAGTTGGGTAAAAAGTCTCATAAGACTGATAACATTAATGCAAAAAgaaatgttttgatatttcaCTGTGAATTTTCATCAGAAAGAGGTCCGAGTTT GTCACGATACCTACGTAATGCGGATCGTCAAAAGAACAGTATGTGCTATCCTTACTTGGACTATCCAGAAATGTATTTGCTTGATGGTGGATACTGTAAATTTTTTAGTCAACATAGTCACTTGTGTGTACCATCTAGCTATCGATCAATGTATGATCCGGCCCACACCTCAGATCTAAGAAAGTTCAGGTCCAAATCAAAAACATGGGCTTGTCATAACGATGCAATGCCAAGATTGGCTGGAAAAAACACGCTCAAACGATTGGGTTTTAATTAA